Proteins encoded together in one Bacteroides ovatus window:
- a CDS encoding M16 family metallopeptidase — protein MQGNEYTLPNGLRIIHEPTLSKVAYCGFAIDAGTRDEAENEQGMAHFVEHLIFKGTEKRKAWHILNRMENVGGDLNAYTNKEETVVYAAFLKEHLERALELLGDIVFHSTFPQHEIEKETEVIIDEIQSYEDTPSELIFDDFEDMIFRNHPLGRNILGKPELLRSFRTEDVLSFTRRFYQPGNMVFFVQGQYEFKRIIRLVEKYLLDIPDVKVENRRTPPPLYVPEHLTVARDTHQAHVMIGSRGYNAYDDKRTALYLLNNVLGGPGMNSKLNVSLRERRGLVYNVESNLTSYTDTGAFCIYFGTDVDDMDTCLKLTYKELKRMRDTKMTSSQLAAAKKQLIGQIGVASDNFENNALGMAKTFLHYHKYESSELVFKRIEELTAEMLLEVANEMFAEEYLSTLIYK, from the coding sequence ATGCAAGGTAACGAATATACATTGCCAAATGGCCTGCGTATTATCCATGAACCAACCCTCTCAAAAGTAGCTTATTGTGGTTTTGCGATTGATGCCGGAACCCGTGATGAGGCAGAGAATGAGCAGGGAATGGCCCATTTTGTAGAACATCTGATTTTTAAGGGAACGGAGAAGCGGAAAGCCTGGCATATCCTCAACCGGATGGAGAATGTAGGTGGTGACCTGAATGCTTATACAAATAAGGAAGAAACTGTCGTCTATGCCGCTTTCCTGAAAGAACATCTGGAACGTGCGCTTGAGTTGTTGGGGGATATTGTATTTCATTCAACCTTTCCGCAGCATGAGATAGAAAAAGAAACAGAGGTCATTATCGATGAAATCCAGTCGTATGAAGATACTCCGTCGGAACTGATATTTGACGATTTTGAAGACATGATCTTCCGCAATCATCCATTGGGAAGAAACATTCTTGGTAAGCCGGAACTTCTGCGAAGTTTTCGCACGGAAGATGTTCTATCGTTTACCCGCCGTTTTTACCAACCGGGAAATATGGTGTTTTTTGTTCAGGGGCAGTACGAGTTCAAGAGAATCATCCGCCTGGTAGAAAAATACCTGTTGGATATTCCTGATGTGAAGGTAGAGAATCGGCGTACACCTCCGCCTCTGTATGTGCCGGAACATTTGACGGTGGCTAGAGATACGCACCAGGCACATGTCATGATCGGTAGCCGTGGCTATAATGCGTATGATGACAAGCGTACTGCACTCTATCTGCTGAATAATGTCCTTGGAGGTCCCGGAATGAATAGTAAACTGAATGTGTCCCTTCGCGAACGCAGAGGACTGGTCTATAATGTCGAATCCAATCTGACTTCCTATACGGATACGGGAGCTTTCTGTATTTATTTCGGGACGGATGTGGATGACATGGATACTTGCCTGAAATTGACCTATAAGGAATTGAAGCGGATGCGCGATACAAAGATGACTTCTTCCCAGTTGGCGGCAGCGAAAAAGCAGTTGATCGGGCAAATCGGAGTAGCGTCCGATAACTTTGAGAATAATGCGTTAGGGATGGCGAAAACATTCCTTCATTATCATAAGTATGAATCATCCGAGCTTGTTTTTAAGCGTATAGAAGAGCTAACAGCAGAGATGTTGTTGGAAGTTGCCAATGAGATGTTTGCAGAGGAATACTTATCTACGTTGATTTACAAATAA
- a CDS encoding TIGR00730 family Rossman fold protein: MEKIGIFCSASDNIDKMYFESASQIGKWMGQTGKTLIYGGASLGLMECIARAVKENGGKVIGVVPAKLEENGKVSSLLDEEIHTRNLSDRKDIITEKSEVLVALPGGVGTLDEIFHVIAAASIGYHRKKVIFYNEYGFYDELLKALHTLENKGFARQPFSTYYEVANTLNELKEKIN, translated from the coding sequence ATGGAAAAGATAGGAATATTCTGTTCCGCCTCCGATAACATTGACAAAATGTACTTCGAAAGCGCCAGCCAAATAGGCAAATGGATGGGGCAGACAGGCAAAACCTTGATATATGGAGGAGCCAGCCTCGGATTAATGGAATGCATAGCTCGTGCCGTGAAAGAAAATGGCGGTAAGGTCATTGGAGTAGTTCCTGCCAAACTGGAAGAGAATGGCAAGGTAAGCAGTCTGTTAGATGAAGAAATTCATACCCGTAACTTGAGTGACCGCAAAGATATCATAACGGAGAAGTCGGAGGTATTGGTTGCACTCCCCGGAGGCGTCGGTACTCTTGATGAGATTTTCCACGTAATAGCCGCTGCCTCTATCGGATATCACCGGAAGAAGGTCATTTTCTACAATGAATATGGTTTTTACGACGAGCTATTAAAAGCACTCCACACCCTGGAGAACAAAGGTTTTGCACGACAGCCTTTCTCAACCTATTACGAAGTAGCAAACACATTAAATGAATTAAAAGAAAAAATAAACTGA
- a CDS encoding carbohydrate kinase family protein has protein sequence MRKVIGIGETILDIIFRGDQPSAAVPGGSVFNGIVSLGRMGINVGFISETGNDRVGNIILQFMRENHIPTDHVNVFPDGKSPVSLAFLNEQSDAEYIFYKDYPKQRLDVLFPKLEEDDIVMVGSYYALNPVLREKILELLDQAREKKAIIYYDPNFRSSHKNEAMKLAPTIIENLEYADIVRGSLEDFLYMYNMQDIDKIYKDKIKFYCPRFICTAGAEKVALRTNLVNKDYPIEPLQAVSTIGAGDNFNAGLIYGLLKYDVRYRDLNNLNEEIWDKIIQCGKDFAAEVCRSFCNSVSVEFAQKYK, from the coding sequence ATGCGAAAAGTAATCGGTATCGGAGAGACCATCCTCGATATCATCTTTCGAGGTGACCAGCCTTCCGCAGCCGTACCGGGAGGTTCTGTATTCAACGGTATTGTCTCATTGGGACGAATGGGAATAAACGTCGGCTTCATCAGTGAAACCGGAAATGATCGTGTAGGCAATATTATCCTGCAGTTCATGCGTGAGAATCATATTCCAACCGATCATGTAAATGTATTCCCGGATGGAAAATCACCCGTATCTTTAGCCTTCCTGAACGAGCAGAGTGATGCCGAATATATCTTCTACAAAGACTACCCGAAGCAACGTCTGGATGTTTTGTTTCCGAAACTAGAGGAAGACGACATTGTCATGGTGGGTTCTTATTACGCACTGAATCCGGTTCTGAGGGAGAAGATTCTCGAATTACTAGATCAGGCACGTGAAAAGAAAGCCATCATCTATTATGACCCGAATTTCCGTTCTTCACACAAGAATGAAGCCATGAAACTGGCTCCGACCATTATTGAAAATCTGGAATATGCGGATATTGTACGCGGTTCTTTAGAGGATTTTCTATATATGTATAACATGCAGGATATAGACAAGATTTACAAGGATAAAATCAAATTCTACTGTCCCCGGTTCATCTGTACTGCAGGTGCGGAAAAGGTAGCGTTACGCACTAATCTGGTCAATAAAGATTATCCGATAGAACCATTACAAGCAGTCAGTACTATTGGAGCTGGTGATAACTTCAATGCAGGGCTGATCTACGGATTACTCAAATACGATGTCCGATACCGCGATCTAAATAACTTGAATGAAGAGATCTGGGATAAAATAATCCAATGCGGGAAAGACTTCGCAGCTGAAGTTTGCCGAAGTTTCTGCAATTCGGTTTCGGTGGAGTTTGCACAAAAATACAAGTGA
- a CDS encoding SIS domain-containing protein translates to MIDSIKQLLQQEAQAVLNIPVTDAYEKAVKLIVEQIHQKKGKLVTSGMGKAGQIAMNIATTFCSTGIPSVFLHPSEAQHGDLGILQKNDLLLLISNSGKTREIVELTRLAHNLDPDLKFIVITGNPDSPLAKESDVCLSTGKPAEVCVLGMTPTTSTTAMTVIGDILVVQTMKETGFTIAEYSKRHHGGYLGEKSRSLCEK, encoded by the coding sequence ATGATAGACTCCATCAAACAACTTTTGCAACAGGAAGCACAAGCTGTGCTCAACATCCCCGTAACAGACGCTTATGAAAAAGCGGTGAAACTGATTGTAGAACAAATACATCAGAAAAAGGGAAAACTGGTAACTTCCGGTATGGGAAAAGCCGGGCAGATTGCTATGAACATTGCTACGACTTTCTGTTCCACCGGTATTCCATCCGTCTTTCTGCATCCCAGCGAGGCGCAACACGGGGATTTGGGTATCTTACAAAAAAACGATCTACTCCTGCTGATCTCTAACTCTGGCAAGACACGTGAGATTGTGGAATTAACCCGCTTAGCCCATAATCTGGACCCGGATCTGAAGTTTATCGTTATCACCGGAAATCCGGATAGTCCGCTGGCAAAAGAATCGGATGTCTGTCTAAGTACCGGCAAGCCTGCAGAAGTCTGTGTGTTAGGGATGACTCCTACTACATCCACTACTGCCATGACAGTGATCGGAGATATATTGGTAGTACAAACCATGAAGGAAACAGGATTTACTATCGCTGAATATTCAAAACGTCACCATGGCGGTTATCTGGGAGAAAAATCAAGATCACTATGCGAAAAGTAA